The Cystobacter ferrugineus genome includes a window with the following:
- a CDS encoding M64 family metallopeptidase — MKPLLLLGGLALLGLASPAHAQTATKILDNGPDAEKKVLVIIGDGFTANDMDDYHQYVQDKVLGGVFTQDEYFRENQSAFNIYRVDLTSPQSGVSIRRYSEGCGTRETTDDVVDTACNASSSPACYTRDTALDFVYTACWGRCWVEGTANTSATLKAILDELVPKRDLEVRVLNVLTGESGGCGGGGRLTVPIGASWYVLAHEMGHMVSNLYDEYIAGAYKTTPYPKGPVNAKNCSTSLSRTEVAWSDFLTPDIALPTTWDSVTMDPDETVGEFEGCATYGKGIYRPVHDCRMKGNTNQFCPVCRDTLKKTLTGFTDVAGDFSFYASYPGAACKATGTAAVSYTSAAHLTNPAATPATVLCPTRRVQENGRFTNHLIGQAFVVDQHPTEDVCCQLFARTPAGNVAMGANVCSTGSSGAYQRLFLDFPKVHMNYTFAHFALTCSIPAASNGKASSVITYRFGQQYY; from the coding sequence ATGAAACCCCTTCTCTTGCTTGGAGGACTCGCGTTGTTGGGCCTCGCCAGTCCGGCCCACGCGCAGACGGCCACCAAGATTCTCGATAACGGTCCCGACGCCGAGAAGAAGGTGTTGGTGATCATCGGCGATGGCTTCACCGCCAACGACATGGACGACTACCACCAATACGTCCAGGACAAGGTCCTCGGCGGAGTCTTCACCCAGGACGAGTACTTCCGGGAGAACCAATCGGCCTTCAACATCTACCGGGTCGACTTGACGTCCCCGCAGTCGGGTGTCTCCATCCGCCGCTACAGCGAGGGCTGTGGCACGCGCGAGACGACGGACGACGTGGTGGACACGGCGTGCAACGCGTCCTCGAGCCCGGCCTGCTACACCCGCGATACCGCCCTGGACTTCGTCTACACGGCCTGCTGGGGCCGGTGCTGGGTGGAGGGGACCGCCAACACCTCGGCTACTCTCAAGGCCATCCTGGACGAGCTCGTGCCCAAGCGGGATCTGGAGGTCCGCGTCCTCAACGTGCTCACGGGAGAGTCGGGAGGCTGTGGGGGAGGGGGGCGGCTCACCGTGCCCATCGGAGCGAGCTGGTACGTACTCGCGCACGAGATGGGGCACATGGTGTCCAACCTCTACGACGAGTACATCGCGGGTGCCTACAAGACGACCCCCTACCCGAAGGGTCCCGTCAACGCCAAGAACTGCTCCACGAGCCTGAGCCGGACGGAGGTGGCCTGGTCCGACTTCCTGACTCCTGACATCGCGCTGCCCACGACGTGGGACTCGGTGACCATGGATCCGGACGAGACGGTGGGCGAGTTCGAGGGGTGCGCGACCTACGGCAAGGGCATCTACCGGCCCGTCCACGACTGCCGGATGAAGGGCAACACCAATCAGTTCTGCCCGGTCTGCCGCGATACCTTGAAGAAGACGCTCACGGGCTTCACCGACGTCGCTGGCGACTTCTCGTTCTACGCGAGCTATCCCGGCGCGGCCTGCAAGGCCACCGGTACGGCGGCGGTCTCGTACACCTCGGCGGCGCACCTCACGAACCCGGCCGCGACCCCGGCCACGGTCTTGTGCCCGACCCGGCGCGTCCAGGAGAACGGCCGCTTCACCAACCACTTGATCGGGCAGGCCTTCGTCGTCGATCAGCACCCCACCGAGGACGTCTGCTGCCAGCTCTTCGCTCGCACTCCCGCGGGCAACGTCGCCATGGGAGCCAACGTCTGCTCGACGGGGAGCAGCGGAGCCTATCAGCGCCTCTTCCTGGACTTCCCGAAGGTGCACATGAACTACACGTTCGCGCACTTCGCTCTCACCTGCTCGATCCCCGCCGCTTCCAATGGCAAGGCCTCGAGCGTCATCACGTATCGCTTTGGCCAGCAGTACTACTGA
- a CDS encoding serine/threonine-protein kinase — MPTPEQEERTLEPTLAPEPTTAPSPSRPTPPEAEFPVPHWERYEFLERLGSGGMGEVYKARDRRLGRIVALKFIRGADPDKVMRFLQEARAQARIDHPHVCKVYEVGEVGTKAYIAMQLIGGEGLDRAARGMSLPEKVQVMREVAAAVHEAHRLGVIHRDLKPSNIMVERGADGRWVPVVMDFGLAYDIGQGHDLTQTGALMGTPSYMAPEQARGDVRGIDRRSDVYSLGATLYELLAGVTPFTSDSLLGTLNKVLHEEPPSPRTHVPHLPGDLETLVLKCLSKEPDQRYDSARALAEDLGRYMDGEPILGRRPSLLQRLRRRARKHRALVAVSAVSLASILVLAVFGARAWLEARTTRQRSEQRARLAGQLGQQVKEIEWFLRAAHTLPLHDTSREQQLVRERMARLASQPHELGGHGEGLVHYALGRGYLAMHELERAHEELEQARARGIDSPELHYARGRVLGELYHRALEDARRSGGKEWVATRQRLLEKQYLEPALQSLERSRGLDLESPRYLEGLIAFYRREYDTAARLAAQAAEETPWVYEAWKLAGDVAYTRAMEHLERGDYEPTRAGLQEADRSYTRALESGRSDARNHEALAEAWLQQSGLDSRQGNSRKASLERALAAADQGLHAAPGRASGHTKKAQVLMQWYRLMNFEKGGLDPAPILTEWTATAARAVELDPRDVYAYDMLGYSHFMRALRLAREGAAPDAAWDEAISWLTRALELKPEYPWGHNDLAQVYRWKGNHQWEHGGDPREAYARAEHHLLQAARSDPAYLFAHTNLIDVYSQRAEYELSHGRDPRQDVDKALQAGERALSLDGNYVLALNQVALAELKLARYLVDSGGDPRPRLERMFQHLERSAVINPHFGRTPLYRAMGHLLEVEHAMRDGREPTTALEAGRKSLAEANRLSCGWVECRLVSTRLALAEAAWARQRRRPEQPLLQQALAEARRAVEMYPLAETHQLLARVHWRLAEALPPDKGLPSITEGLAQVDLALRFDPNLAHAHALRGALLLNRARTMPEAERLDPLRQARSALERALALNPLLRREYEAPLRETESGLR; from the coding sequence ATGCCGACTCCCGAACAGGAAGAGCGGACACTCGAGCCGACGCTCGCGCCAGAGCCCACCACCGCCCCCTCCCCTTCCAGGCCCACGCCTCCGGAAGCGGAGTTCCCCGTGCCCCACTGGGAGCGCTACGAGTTCCTCGAGCGCCTGGGCAGCGGAGGCATGGGCGAGGTCTACAAGGCGAGGGATCGGCGCCTGGGCCGGATCGTGGCGCTCAAGTTCATCCGCGGGGCGGATCCCGACAAGGTGATGCGCTTCCTCCAGGAAGCCCGCGCGCAGGCGCGCATCGATCATCCCCACGTCTGCAAGGTGTACGAGGTCGGCGAAGTGGGCACGAAGGCCTATATCGCCATGCAACTCATTGGTGGAGAGGGGCTCGACCGGGCGGCCCGGGGCATGAGCCTGCCCGAGAAGGTGCAGGTGATGCGGGAGGTCGCCGCCGCCGTCCACGAGGCGCACCGGCTCGGCGTCATCCACCGCGACCTCAAGCCCTCCAACATCATGGTCGAGCGCGGAGCGGATGGGCGCTGGGTGCCGGTGGTGATGGACTTCGGCCTGGCGTACGACATCGGCCAGGGGCACGACCTCACCCAGACGGGCGCGCTGATGGGCACGCCCTCGTACATGGCGCCCGAGCAGGCCCGCGGCGACGTGCGCGGCATCGATCGCCGCTCCGACGTCTACAGCCTGGGCGCGACGCTCTACGAGTTGCTCGCCGGGGTGACGCCGTTCACCAGCGACTCGCTCCTGGGCACGCTGAACAAGGTGCTCCACGAGGAGCCCCCCTCGCCGCGCACGCACGTGCCCCACCTCCCGGGCGACCTGGAGACGCTCGTCCTCAAGTGCCTGAGCAAGGAGCCGGACCAGCGCTATGACTCGGCCCGGGCCCTGGCCGAGGATCTCGGACGCTACATGGATGGCGAGCCCATCCTCGGACGGCGCCCGAGCCTGCTCCAGCGGCTGCGGCGGCGTGCGCGCAAGCACCGCGCCCTGGTGGCTGTCTCGGCGGTGTCCCTGGCGAGCATCCTCGTCCTCGCCGTCTTCGGCGCGCGCGCGTGGCTGGAGGCGCGCACCACCCGCCAACGCTCCGAGCAGCGCGCGCGGCTGGCCGGACAGCTCGGGCAGCAGGTGAAGGAGATCGAATGGTTCCTGCGCGCGGCCCACACGCTGCCCCTGCACGACACCAGCCGCGAGCAACAGCTCGTCCGCGAGCGCATGGCGCGGCTCGCCTCCCAGCCCCATGAGCTGGGCGGCCATGGCGAAGGTCTGGTGCACTACGCCCTGGGGCGCGGCTATCTGGCCATGCACGAGCTGGAGCGCGCCCACGAGGAGCTGGAGCAGGCCCGGGCGCGGGGCATCGACTCGCCCGAGCTGCACTACGCGCGCGGCCGTGTGCTCGGCGAGCTGTACCACCGGGCCCTGGAGGACGCGCGGCGCAGCGGCGGCAAGGAGTGGGTGGCCACGCGGCAGCGCCTCCTGGAGAAGCAGTATCTGGAGCCGGCGCTCCAGTCGCTCGAGCGCAGCCGGGGCCTGGATCTGGAGTCACCCCGCTACCTCGAGGGCCTCATCGCCTTCTACCGCCGGGAGTACGACACGGCGGCACGGCTCGCGGCCCAGGCCGCCGAGGAGACGCCCTGGGTGTACGAGGCCTGGAAGCTCGCCGGAGACGTGGCCTACACCCGCGCCATGGAGCACCTGGAGCGGGGCGACTACGAGCCGACACGCGCGGGGCTCCAGGAGGCGGACCGGTCGTACACGCGGGCCCTCGAGTCCGGACGGAGCGATGCGCGCAACCACGAGGCCCTCGCGGAGGCGTGGCTGCAACAATCGGGGCTCGACTCGCGGCAGGGGAACTCACGCAAGGCCTCGCTGGAGCGCGCGCTGGCCGCGGCGGACCAGGGCCTCCACGCGGCTCCCGGGCGAGCCTCGGGCCATACCAAGAAGGCCCAGGTGCTGATGCAGTGGTACCGGCTGATGAACTTCGAGAAGGGCGGTCTGGATCCCGCGCCGATCCTCACCGAGTGGACCGCCACCGCCGCGCGCGCCGTGGAGTTGGATCCACGTGACGTGTACGCCTACGACATGCTGGGCTACAGCCACTTCATGCGCGCGCTCCGGCTGGCGCGGGAGGGCGCGGCGCCAGACGCCGCCTGGGATGAGGCCATCTCCTGGCTGACCCGGGCGTTGGAGCTGAAGCCCGAGTACCCCTGGGGGCACAATGACCTGGCGCAGGTCTACCGCTGGAAGGGCAACCATCAGTGGGAGCACGGAGGAGATCCACGCGAGGCATACGCCCGGGCCGAGCACCACCTGCTCCAGGCGGCGCGAAGCGACCCGGCCTACCTCTTCGCGCACACGAACCTCATCGACGTGTACAGCCAGAGGGCCGAGTACGAGCTGTCGCACGGGCGCGACCCTCGGCAGGACGTGGACAAGGCGCTCCAGGCGGGCGAACGGGCCCTCTCGCTCGATGGCAACTACGTCCTGGCACTGAACCAGGTGGCGCTCGCGGAGCTGAAGCTCGCGCGCTACCTCGTCGACAGCGGCGGGGACCCACGCCCGCGGCTGGAGCGGATGTTCCAGCACCTCGAGCGCTCCGCGGTCATCAACCCCCACTTCGGGCGGACCCCCCTCTACCGAGCCATGGGCCACCTGCTGGAAGTGGAGCATGCGATGAGGGATGGCCGGGAGCCCACGACCGCGCTCGAGGCGGGACGGAAGTCCCTGGCGGAGGCGAACCGCCTGAGCTGCGGTTGGGTCGAGTGCCGGCTCGTGAGCACACGATTGGCCCTGGCGGAAGCGGCGTGGGCGCGGCAGCGGAGACGCCCGGAACAGCCTCTCCTCCAGCAGGCGCTCGCGGAGGCCCGGCGCGCCGTGGAGATGTATCCCCTCGCCGAGACCCACCAACTCCTGGCCCGGGTCCACTGGCGGCTGGCGGAGGCGCTGCCCCCGGACAAGGGACTCCCCTCGATCACCGAGGGACTGGCACAGGTGGACCTGGCGCTCCGGTTCGACCCGAACCTGGCGCACGCCCATGCCCTGCGCGGGGCCCTGCTGCTGAACCGCGCGCGGACGATGCCCGAGGCCGAGCGCCTCGACCCCCTCCGTCAGGCCCGGTCCGCGCTCGAGCGGGCCCTCGCGCTCAACCCGTTGCTGCGGCGGGAGTACGAAGCGCCGCTGCGCGAGACGGAGTCAGGGCTTCGCTAG
- a CDS encoding ADYC domain-containing protein: MTTHGMETRAVGGRRWSWLLSVALATVASGCWWGVRQPVPGGTETGPLRTCPGGPSCGIRQSLLEQIDENCPTGDCDPGGTGNAKGIYTAEGGNYCFKVQGEPFFCPEAFINTPTGVLLEVRYLNEPLRLVQPRIRGKLAADSKPVEVLAINGDRTELSIKYRVQGETEESIAKGDGLEALILGLDALSTVSGGPSIAYEMRFSAHQPPKPDATTDRVHRYKLEYRDARLRSDWVRHCEADVGGAVVSFLQGQRVSGVNASVKLDSQVTSMGCEQGSLVTCLAWGFTPWDSSTGVRDETRDYVYRSCLQAKRAAYFVGHRDFKSYTKKGTKIEKWDQYASGEGEPVERIEALWSPRGAVCFNPENRRRPDAEAWAGQDPNQLKTYGVGPCTSKDFSTEGKLFTGIPPEALAKP; the protein is encoded by the coding sequence ATGACGACACATGGAATGGAGACCCGCGCGGTGGGCGGGCGGCGGTGGTCCTGGCTCCTCAGCGTGGCCCTGGCGACGGTGGCCAGCGGGTGCTGGTGGGGCGTCCGGCAGCCCGTCCCGGGAGGGACCGAGACGGGCCCGCTCAGGACCTGTCCCGGGGGGCCCTCCTGCGGCATCAGGCAGTCCCTGCTGGAGCAGATCGATGAGAATTGTCCCACGGGCGACTGTGACCCCGGGGGCACTGGCAACGCCAAGGGCATCTACACCGCCGAGGGCGGCAACTACTGCTTCAAGGTCCAGGGTGAGCCGTTCTTCTGCCCGGAGGCCTTCATCAACACGCCGACGGGAGTCCTGCTCGAAGTGCGGTATCTGAACGAGCCTCTCCGCCTCGTCCAACCGCGGATCCGCGGCAAGCTCGCGGCCGACTCCAAGCCCGTGGAGGTGCTCGCCATCAATGGAGACCGGACCGAGCTCTCCATCAAGTACCGGGTCCAGGGGGAGACGGAGGAGTCCATCGCGAAGGGCGACGGCCTGGAGGCGCTGATCCTCGGCCTCGATGCCCTGTCCACGGTGAGCGGGGGCCCGAGCATTGCCTATGAGATGAGGTTCTCCGCTCACCAGCCGCCGAAGCCGGACGCGACGACGGACAGGGTGCATCGCTACAAGCTCGAATACCGGGATGCCCGGTTGCGCTCCGATTGGGTCCGGCACTGCGAGGCGGATGTGGGGGGGGCTGTCGTTTCCTTCCTCCAGGGACAGCGCGTCAGTGGCGTGAACGCCAGCGTCAAGCTCGACTCCCAGGTGACCAGCATGGGCTGCGAGCAGGGCTCGCTCGTCACCTGCCTGGCCTGGGGCTTCACGCCCTGGGACTCCAGCACGGGGGTGCGCGACGAGACCCGCGACTACGTCTACCGCTCCTGTCTGCAGGCCAAGCGCGCCGCCTACTTCGTCGGCCACCGTGACTTCAAGAGCTACACGAAGAAGGGCACGAAGATCGAGAAGTGGGATCAGTACGCCTCGGGCGAGGGCGAACCGGTCGAGCGCATCGAGGCGCTCTGGAGCCCACGCGGCGCGGTGTGCTTCAACCCGGAGAACCGGCGCCGCCCGGACGCGGAGGCCTGGGCCGGGCAGGATCCCAATCAGCTGAAGACCTACGGCGTGGGGCCCTGCACGTCCAAGGACTTCTCCACGGAGGGGAAGCTCTTCACCGGCATTCCTCCCGAGGCGCTAGCGAAGCCCTGA